The proteins below come from a single Luteitalea sp. genomic window:
- a CDS encoding NAD-dependent epimerase/dehydratase family protein: MKILITGAAGFLGNRLVNALLSGSDSLSAVSTIVTADSTACPTEDPRVDCRTGTIIDPAFIHAIVERDVDVVYHLAAVVSGQAEAEFDLGMQVNVDGTRYLLEACRCLPHAPRFIFVSTAAVFGGRLPDVLPEDIALAPESSYGAEKAIAEILVNEYSRRGFIDGVICRLATIAVRPGKPNAAASSFVSGIVREPLAGIDSLCPVPLDTRLWVCSPEVVIQNLVHAARLPTSALEGRRALNLPGLCVTPLEMLDSLERLGGAEARARVRCELDQRLMRIVCSWPGAFDISRPLSLGFRVDSDIDSIVRQFIAEQRF; this comes from the coding sequence ATGAAGATACTCATTACTGGTGCCGCCGGATTTCTGGGTAACCGTCTCGTCAACGCGCTTCTTTCGGGAAGCGACAGCCTGTCGGCGGTTTCGACGATCGTCACAGCCGATTCGACCGCATGCCCGACAGAGGATCCTCGAGTCGATTGCCGAACCGGAACCATCATCGACCCTGCGTTCATCCACGCCATCGTCGAGCGCGACGTGGACGTCGTCTACCACTTGGCAGCGGTCGTGAGCGGGCAGGCAGAAGCGGAGTTCGACCTCGGGATGCAGGTCAACGTCGACGGGACGCGTTACCTGCTCGAGGCTTGCCGGTGCCTGCCGCACGCGCCACGTTTCATCTTCGTCAGCACCGCCGCCGTTTTCGGAGGCCGCCTCCCGGACGTCCTGCCGGAAGACATCGCGCTCGCGCCAGAGTCCTCGTATGGGGCTGAGAAGGCGATCGCCGAGATCCTGGTGAACGAGTATTCCAGGAGGGGCTTCATCGACGGGGTCATCTGCCGGCTGGCCACGATTGCGGTTCGGCCTGGGAAGCCGAACGCGGCGGCATCGTCGTTCGTCAGCGGCATCGTCCGCGAGCCGCTTGCCGGCATCGACAGCCTGTGTCCCGTGCCGCTCGACACCCGGCTGTGGGTCTGCTCACCCGAGGTAGTGATCCAGAACCTGGTGCACGCGGCTCGCCTTCCGACCTCGGCACTGGAAGGCAGGCGGGCACTGAACTTGCCTGGCTTGTGCGTTACGCCGTTGGAGATGCTCGACAGCCTCGAACGGCTCGGCGGTGCCGAAGCGCGAGCGCGTGTTCGCTGTGAGCTGGATCAACGCCTCATGCGTATCGTGTGCAGTTGGCCGGGCGCCTTCGATATCAGTCGGCCGCTCAGCCTCGGCTTCCGCGTCGACTCCGACATCGACTCCATCGTCCGCCAGTTCATCGCCGAACAGCGATTTTAA
- a CDS encoding SDR family NAD(P)-dependent oxidoreductase produces the protein MSTPLRVAIITGAGTGIGRAVAIGLLRQGYAVALAGRRADRLQETVTESGATKALAIPTDVTDPESVRRLFDTTCDTFGRVDLVFNNAGLGAPAVPLEQLTLEQWRSVVDVNLTGAFLCIQQAFRCMKRQRPMGGRIINNGSLSAHVPRPSSAPYTATKHAITGLTKSTALDGRPFDIACGQIDIGNAATDMTARYETGARQANGEIVVEPVMDVTHVVGAVLYMASLPLDANVQFLTVMATKMPFIGRG, from the coding sequence GTGAGCACACCACTCAGGGTTGCAATCATAACTGGTGCGGGGACAGGCATCGGCAGGGCCGTGGCGATTGGCCTCCTGAGGCAGGGCTATGCCGTCGCCCTTGCGGGACGGCGCGCGGATCGGCTGCAGGAGACCGTGACAGAGTCAGGTGCGACGAAGGCGCTCGCGATTCCGACCGACGTCACCGATCCGGAGTCGGTGCGCAGGCTGTTCGACACGACGTGCGACACGTTTGGACGCGTCGACCTCGTGTTCAACAATGCCGGCCTTGGTGCGCCTGCCGTCCCGCTCGAGCAGTTGACTCTCGAGCAATGGCGGTCGGTGGTCGACGTGAACCTGACGGGCGCGTTTCTTTGCATCCAACAGGCGTTTCGGTGTATGAAACGCCAGCGTCCGATGGGTGGGCGCATCATCAACAATGGTTCTCTCTCGGCCCACGTGCCACGGCCGAGCTCGGCGCCGTACACGGCGACGAAGCATGCGATCACCGGTCTCACGAAGTCGACGGCGCTCGACGGCCGGCCGTTCGACATCGCCTGTGGGCAGATCGACATCGGCAACGCGGCCACGGACATGACGGCGAGATACGAGACCGGGGCGCGGCAGGCCAACGGCGAGATCGTGGTGGAGCCGGTGATGGACGTCACGCACGTCGTCGGGGCGGTGCTCTACATGGCCAGTCTTCCGCTGGATGCGAACGTGCAGTTCCTCACCGTCATGGCCACGAAGATGCCATTCATCGGACGGGGATGA
- a CDS encoding helix-turn-helix domain-containing protein has protein sequence MSQRGVEFRNMTRPPAKAARIIRRAETERDDKYFSKVIGKALDIMAILRVSSQPLSLNELTLAVGLAKSSVFRMVHTLEVSGYLERDPVGRYSVSAGVRAWGREQFLADLIEAAQPIMRRLIAELGETVSLAMRFDNRIEVVSSIESPQLIRMGNTVGRILPPHASSLGKAITAYQTDGVRERLIRSYGLSRFTSHTIVDEIALKAEYERICNRNYSIDAEESVLEGRCFGAPVFAPKQEVFAALSISVPKMRVRDKQVEARLVNTVRRGADEIGARITATSRATA, from the coding sequence ATGTCGCAACGAGGTGTAGAATTTCGAAACATGACTCGTCCCCCCGCAAAGGCAGCGCGGATCATCCGCCGAGCCGAGACCGAGCGAGACGACAAGTACTTCTCGAAGGTCATTGGGAAGGCGCTCGACATCATGGCCATCCTGCGGGTCTCCTCGCAGCCGCTGTCGCTCAATGAGCTGACGTTGGCCGTCGGCTTGGCGAAGAGCTCCGTCTTCCGCATGGTGCACACCTTGGAGGTGTCCGGCTATCTCGAGCGCGATCCCGTGGGGCGCTATTCGGTCTCCGCCGGCGTGCGAGCATGGGGCCGCGAGCAGTTCCTCGCGGACTTGATCGAGGCGGCGCAGCCGATCATGCGCCGATTGATCGCCGAGCTGGGCGAGACGGTCAGCCTGGCGATGCGCTTCGACAACCGCATCGAGGTCGTCTCGTCGATCGAGAGCCCACAGCTCATCCGGATGGGCAACACGGTCGGTCGCATCCTGCCGCCACACGCCAGCTCGCTGGGCAAAGCCATCACCGCGTACCAGACGGACGGCGTTCGAGAGCGCTTGATTCGCAGCTATGGCCTGAGCCGGTTCACGAGCCACACCATCGTCGACGAGATCGCGCTGAAGGCGGAGTACGAGCGGATTTGCAATCGCAACTACAGTATCGACGCGGAGGAGAGCGTGCTCGAGGGCCGCTGCTTTGGCGCCCCCGTTTTTGCTCCGAAACAGGAGGTGTTCGCGGCGTTGAGCATCTCGGTGCCGAAGATGCGTGTCCGCGATAAGCAGGTGGAAGCGCGGCTGGTCAACACCGTTCGTCGCGGCGCCGACGAGATCGGCGCGCGGATCACCGCCACGTCGCGCGCCACCGCCTGA
- a CDS encoding TonB-dependent receptor plug domain-containing protein: protein MRPRCTLPTTIWPRRAINDVAQAPACVCGLVRRIALTERGGDMNLWRFITAAGLAALLCAGSQASAQTTTGSIVGMVRDADGGIVPGATVTATNTATDTTLTAVTSQSGQYVLRGLPVGSYTVSVELTGFQILTTPDVTVRVNEEVRLDATLEVGDVTESVTVSGLARTVDTTTSTLKTIVDQQRIEGLPLNGRNPTQLMLVVPGMQPDPETSLTSGATYPGVQPVSSAGARGNTTNYVLDGGSNNDHYSNAPNPMPNPDALQEFSVQTNNFSAEYGRQMGAIVNAVTRSGTNDFKGLAFGYVRDHSLNATNFFTPGQDDGLKRQQIGGTFGGPIKQGRTFFFGSYQHTSEDSQPQTDTVLVPTSAQRAGDFSALSQPLTDPRTGTPFPNNQIPAGRLSPVALGILNDWVPLPNAGPTDSPNLLRYAQPESFDDDQWLGRVDHRFSDRHQIYGRVWVSRASVPAYLEESNVFTSAFGRTWQNTVVSVNDSYMLSDRMLNNLVVTFNRTNNDNFQVYPPDYASIGISNVYNDATPQWYFNVEGYFNANTGDTNTFLRDELQIIDTVRWTTARHELALGVDYAYGTGDVVNNFRGNGRYTFNSSAPFTGDALADFMLGKFQRFEQGVGEYKGTRMHSLATFIQDTFRLNAKLTLNLGLRWEPFLPYTDANNRIAGFRPGQQSTVYEHAPEGALYPGDAGFPDGAYDADWLQLGPRVGLAYDPFGDGKSSLRAGYGIFYDRPNTITTNSQATQAPFGTLLRFDGAAQDDMRDPYGSRTNPFPIDPYAPVASDVEFVLPMTMFSYDQDMANGRLQSWHLTLEREIFPSSLLRLAYAGSRGDRLAVGRELNPAVYIPGATTSTTDERRPLNPSFASIISIEPTGASEFHSLQVTLDKRFSRGFTVLATYSLSKSLDHSSANKQNGQSVTNPADIDFDWGPANFDRRHRLVTSWLWELPGHYEHPVLQGVLGAWSMSGILTLQSGLPFTVGSGVDNARTGTGGQRADQIGDPSLPSDRSRDEEIRAWFDTEGFVENELGTFGTAGRNALRGPGFASLDIGLQKTFSLTDLVKLQFRAEAFNVLNRVNLDLPEGNLGSGNFGRILTAADPRILQFALRVWF, encoded by the coding sequence ATGCGACCGCGCTGTACTTTGCCAACCACGATTTGGCCGCGTCGCGCGATCAACGACGTGGCCCAGGCTCCCGCATGTGTCTGCGGCCTCGTGCGCCGCATTGCCCTGACCGAACGAGGAGGAGACATGAATCTCTGGCGCTTCATCACGGCCGCCGGCCTCGCCGCCCTGCTGTGCGCCGGTTCACAGGCATCCGCCCAAACTACGACCGGTAGCATCGTCGGGATGGTGCGCGACGCCGATGGCGGCATCGTGCCTGGCGCCACCGTGACCGCCACGAACACCGCCACCGACACGACGCTCACTGCCGTCACGTCGCAAAGCGGCCAGTACGTCCTGCGCGGTCTGCCGGTCGGCTCGTATACCGTCTCCGTCGAGCTCACGGGATTTCAGATCCTCACGACGCCGGACGTTACCGTCCGTGTGAACGAGGAGGTGCGGCTCGACGCCACGCTCGAGGTGGGCGACGTCACCGAGAGCGTCACGGTGAGCGGCCTCGCGCGAACCGTCGACACAACCACCAGCACCCTGAAGACCATCGTCGATCAACAGCGCATCGAAGGTCTGCCGCTCAACGGTCGCAACCCCACGCAGTTGATGCTCGTCGTGCCCGGCATGCAGCCAGATCCGGAGACCAGCCTCACCTCCGGCGCGACGTACCCTGGCGTGCAGCCGGTGTCCTCGGCTGGTGCGCGCGGCAACACGACGAACTACGTGCTGGACGGCGGCTCGAACAACGACCACTACAGCAACGCGCCGAATCCCATGCCCAACCCTGACGCGCTGCAAGAGTTCAGCGTGCAGACCAACAACTTCAGCGCCGAATACGGCCGTCAGATGGGAGCGATTGTCAACGCGGTGACACGCTCGGGCACCAACGACTTCAAGGGGCTCGCCTTCGGCTATGTGCGCGATCACAGTCTCAACGCGACGAACTTCTTCACGCCCGGTCAAGACGATGGCTTGAAGCGCCAGCAGATCGGCGGCACGTTCGGCGGGCCGATCAAGCAGGGGCGCACCTTCTTCTTCGGGTCCTATCAGCACACGTCGGAGGATAGCCAGCCTCAGACGGACACGGTGCTGGTGCCCACCTCTGCGCAGCGCGCCGGCGATTTCTCAGCGCTGTCACAGCCACTCACTGATCCGCGCACGGGCACGCCGTTCCCCAACAACCAGATTCCCGCCGGCCGCCTGAGCCCCGTGGCGCTCGGGATACTGAACGATTGGGTCCCGCTGCCGAACGCGGGCCCGACCGACAGTCCCAATCTGCTGCGCTACGCGCAGCCAGAGTCGTTCGACGATGACCAGTGGCTGGGGCGCGTCGACCATCGCTTCAGCGACAGGCATCAGATCTATGGCCGGGTCTGGGTCTCGCGCGCCTCGGTGCCGGCGTATCTGGAAGAGAGCAATGTCTTCACCAGCGCCTTTGGCCGCACCTGGCAGAACACGGTCGTTTCCGTGAACGACAGCTACATGCTGTCGGATCGGATGCTGAACAACCTCGTGGTCACATTCAACCGGACGAACAACGACAACTTCCAGGTCTACCCGCCCGACTATGCCTCGATCGGCATCTCGAACGTCTACAACGACGCGACGCCTCAGTGGTACTTCAACGTCGAGGGCTATTTCAACGCCAACACGGGCGACACCAACACCTTCCTGCGCGACGAGCTCCAAATCATCGATACCGTCCGGTGGACCACGGCGCGCCACGAGCTGGCCCTCGGCGTGGACTACGCCTACGGCACGGGGGACGTCGTCAACAATTTCCGCGGCAACGGGCGGTACACGTTCAATTCCTCCGCCCCGTTCACGGGCGACGCGCTCGCAGATTTCATGCTCGGTAAGTTCCAGCGCTTCGAACAGGGCGTGGGCGAGTACAAGGGCACGCGCATGCACTCGCTGGCCACCTTCATCCAGGACACGTTTCGCCTGAACGCGAAGCTGACGCTGAACCTCGGTCTCCGCTGGGAGCCGTTCTTGCCGTACACGGACGCCAACAACCGAATCGCCGGCTTTCGGCCCGGCCAGCAGTCGACGGTGTATGAGCACGCGCCCGAAGGCGCGCTCTATCCGGGCGATGCCGGCTTCCCCGACGGCGCCTACGACGCGGACTGGTTGCAGCTCGGACCGCGCGTGGGCCTGGCGTACGACCCGTTCGGCGATGGCAAGAGCAGCCTACGCGCCGGCTACGGCATCTTCTACGACCGCCCGAATACGATCACGACCAACAGCCAGGCCACGCAAGCGCCGTTCGGCACGCTGCTCCGCTTCGACGGTGCAGCCCAAGACGACATGCGAGATCCGTACGGAAGCCGCACGAACCCGTTCCCGATCGATCCCTATGCGCCGGTCGCCAGCGACGTCGAGTTCGTGCTGCCGATGACCATGTTCAGCTACGACCAGGACATGGCAAACGGCCGGCTACAGTCCTGGCACCTCACGCTCGAGCGAGAGATCTTCCCCTCGTCTCTCCTGCGCCTGGCCTACGCGGGGTCTCGCGGCGATCGCCTCGCCGTCGGGCGTGAGCTGAACCCCGCCGTCTACATACCAGGCGCAACGACGTCGACAACCGATGAGCGGCGGCCGCTCAATCCGAGCTTTGCGAGCATCATCAGCATCGAGCCAACCGGCGCTTCGGAGTTCCACTCGTTGCAGGTCACGCTGGACAAGCGCTTCAGCCGAGGCTTCACGGTGCTCGCCACCTACTCGCTCTCGAAGAGCCTGGACCACTCGTCCGCCAACAAGCAGAACGGCCAATCGGTGACGAATCCGGCCGATATCGATTTCGACTGGGGACCAGCGAACTTCGATCGCCGGCATCGCCTGGTGACGTCCTGGCTCTGGGAGCTGCCTGGCCACTATGAGCATCCGGTGCTCCAAGGTGTCCTTGGCGCCTGGTCGATGAGCGGCATCCTGACACTGCAGAGCGGGCTGCCGTTTACGGTGGGCAGCGGCGTGGACAACGCACGTACGGGCACAGGCGGACAGCGCGCGGATCAGATCGGCGACCCGTCGCTGCCGTCCGACCGCAGCCGTGACGAAGAGATCCGCGCGTGGTTCGACACTGAAGGCTTCGTCGAGAACGAGCTCGGAACGTTTGGCACCGCCGGCCGCAACGCGCTCAGAGGTCCCGGCTTCGCGTCGCTGGACATCGGGCTCCAGAAGACGTTCTCCCTGACGGATCTGGTCAAGCTCCAGTTCCGCGCCGAGGCGTTCAACGTGCTCAATCGCGTGAACTTGGATCTCCCCGAGGGCAATCTCGGCTCGGGCAACTTCGGCCGCATTCTCACTGCGGCGGATCCACGAATCCTGCAGTTTGCATTGCGGGTGTGGTTCTAA
- a CDS encoding fucose isomerase codes for MRVGLLDFGDGRSFLQQPLEPVNREFREKLVACLTADGFDVLLGDEVIWQNEIAVRNGRRMAAENVDVALFNFSVWAWPQYARVAGQFCPQPIVLFSTVNPQYPGLVGMLANGGSLKQAGIRHTKMFGDVDDPAVYARLRSQLVAVAAARRLKGLTYCLIGGRSLGIDTTVIDPAQWMKQFGIDVDHVDQFELVRRAELELARGTRVDPALAYLKGAVAKVHWTAPDATFRLTEELLRRQIAMYYAALDLMSDFKYDFCGIKGQRELTEHFATADIAEAFLNDPYGPDGTSKPPIVCATEADSDAALTMQIFKQLAGEPALFADVRHYHADLGVWDLCNSGQHPTFFAGRSQDPAVNLARTELRPQGFYFPAGGASVYHIAAPGEVTLARLTRDDGRYVMHVLKAEFVDFGERNHEIAAISQDNWPHAFAKFDCSIETFIQEFSSNHIHGAYGDWVRELQGVCDVLGIECRLLH; via the coding sequence ATCCGCGTCGGCCTGCTCGATTTCGGCGATGGCCGAAGCTTTCTGCAGCAGCCGCTCGAACCGGTCAACCGGGAGTTTCGTGAAAAGCTGGTCGCATGTTTGACCGCTGACGGTTTCGACGTCCTCCTCGGCGACGAGGTGATCTGGCAGAACGAGATCGCTGTGCGGAACGGCCGCCGCATGGCCGCCGAGAACGTGGACGTCGCCCTCTTCAATTTCTCTGTGTGGGCCTGGCCGCAGTACGCGCGCGTGGCCGGACAGTTCTGCCCGCAGCCGATCGTGCTGTTCTCCACGGTCAACCCGCAGTATCCGGGCTTGGTCGGCATGCTCGCGAACGGCGGATCGCTCAAGCAGGCGGGGATTCGCCATACGAAGATGTTCGGGGACGTGGACGATCCGGCCGTGTACGCGCGGCTGCGTTCACAGTTGGTGGCGGTTGCGGCGGCGCGGCGACTCAAGGGATTGACGTACTGCCTGATCGGGGGGCGCTCACTGGGCATCGACACCACGGTCATCGACCCGGCGCAGTGGATGAAGCAGTTCGGGATCGATGTCGACCATGTCGACCAATTCGAGCTGGTGCGGCGTGCCGAGCTGGAGCTGGCGCGCGGCACGCGCGTCGATCCCGCGCTTGCATATTTGAAGGGTGCCGTGGCGAAGGTCCACTGGACGGCGCCGGACGCGACGTTCCGGCTGACCGAGGAGTTGCTGCGCCGACAAATCGCCATGTACTACGCCGCGCTGGATCTGATGAGCGATTTCAAGTACGACTTCTGTGGTATCAAGGGCCAGCGCGAGCTGACGGAGCACTTTGCCACGGCGGACATCGCGGAAGCGTTTCTGAACGATCCCTATGGGCCCGACGGTACGTCGAAGCCGCCGATCGTCTGCGCCACGGAAGCAGACTCCGATGCCGCATTGACGATGCAGATCTTCAAGCAGCTCGCGGGCGAGCCAGCGCTGTTCGCCGACGTGCGGCACTATCATGCGGACCTGGGAGTGTGGGACCTCTGCAACAGCGGCCAGCATCCCACGTTCTTCGCGGGCCGCAGCCAGGATCCGGCCGTGAACCTCGCGCGGACGGAGCTCAGGCCGCAAGGGTTCTACTTTCCGGCGGGCGGCGCGTCCGTCTATCACATTGCTGCACCAGGCGAGGTGACGTTGGCGCGTCTGACGCGCGACGATGGCCGATACGTGATGCACGTTCTGAAGGCGGAATTCGTCGATTTCGGGGAGCGCAACCACGAAATCGCTGCCATCTCGCAGGACAACTGGCCGCATGCCTTTGCAAAGTTCGACTGCTCGATCGAAACCTTCATTCAGGAGTTCAGCTCCAACCACATCCACGGCGCATATGGCGACTGGGTGCGCGAGCTACAAGGCGTGTGTGATGTGCTCGGCATCGAGTGTCGTCTCCTGCACTAG
- a CDS encoding FtsX-like permease family protein produces the protein GAIRGAARDGCHRQEQRRVPRPPECDLRQGCASRPPVCSADVASKSELCGARRLGHGARHRREHSGVQCRERGASEPAPEDVTSGPRPVTALISHRYWQTRFGGDPDVLGQTVRLYSNALSIVGVLPPGFQFPDETDLWFPETTISDNRGGHNYSAVGRLKPGLLLDQAQTEMTAIAARLERQHPESNEGESVAVTRLQDDMVGDVRLTLYLLWGVVGVVLLIACANTATLLLGKAMARTRELGLRAALGAGHARIVRQLITESVLLALVAGAAGLLLAYWGTRALVALAPADLPRLAETGMDMGVLAFTLGVSLATSLLFGLVPALHASKIDLIGALKLGGTQVLMGGRVIRTRGVLVVSEIALAVVLLTGAGLLMKSLVALRNVELGFQPENVLVMKATGVAARQENNAFFRETLSRIAALPRVIAVGATSTPPGDLSIAGSGPYWRPGRRDRASETQALMTIVAPGTFRALGIPRKNGRDFDQSDTADASPVAIVNEALARDSFGGENPIGRTIFCAFDTDAGMTIVGVVGDVRQDNPSIEPGPECYMPYQQHQYNNSTLNVVARTLGDPTALAGTLRRVAAKSSPDVPVSFTTMEATVSKGVADPTFRALLFGLFAGLAVCLAMVGVYGVMAHAVEQRSNEIGLRMALGASRGSVLRLILGRGLVLAAAGLALGMAAAVAATRLLTTVLFEVRPLDIQVYLGVAALLAVVALVASYAPARRAAVVDPVEVLKAE, from the coding sequence GGCGCGATACGCGGCGCTGCGCGCGATGGGTGCCATCGGCAAGAGCAAAGAAGAGTGCCGCGACCTCCGGAGTGTGACCTTCGTCAAGGATGTGCTTCGCGACCTCCGGTATGCAGCGCGGACGTTGCGTCGAAGTCCGAGCTTTGCGGTGCTCGCCGTCTTGGTCATGGCGCTCGGCATCGGCGCGAACACAGCGGTGTTCAGTGTCGTGAACGCGGTGCTTCTGAGCCCGCTCCGGAGGATGTCACGTCGGGCCCCAGGCCCGTCACGGCGCTGATCAGCCATCGGTACTGGCAAACCCGCTTCGGCGGGGACCCTGACGTGCTCGGGCAAACCGTTCGCCTCTATAGCAACGCGCTGTCGATCGTGGGCGTGCTGCCACCGGGCTTCCAGTTCCCGGACGAGACGGATCTCTGGTTTCCGGAAACGACGATCTCCGACAACCGCGGGGGACATAATTACAGCGCGGTCGGACGACTCAAACCGGGTCTGCTACTCGACCAGGCGCAAACCGAGATGACGGCCATCGCTGCTCGCCTCGAGCGGCAGCACCCAGAGAGCAACGAAGGCGAAAGCGTGGCCGTGACACGACTGCAGGACGACATGGTGGGGGATGTGCGTCTCACGCTTTATCTCTTGTGGGGCGTGGTTGGCGTTGTGCTCTTGATCGCGTGCGCCAACACCGCCACGCTGCTGCTGGGAAAGGCGATGGCACGCACCCGTGAGTTGGGGCTGCGCGCGGCACTGGGCGCCGGTCATGCTCGGATCGTCCGGCAATTGATTACCGAGAGCGTCCTGCTGGCACTCGTCGCCGGCGCTGCCGGATTGCTGCTGGCTTACTGGGGAACGAGAGCATTGGTCGCGCTCGCTCCGGCCGACCTGCCCCGGCTCGCTGAAACCGGCATGGACATGGGGGTGCTCGCGTTCACGCTGGGCGTTTCGCTTGCCACCAGCCTGCTGTTCGGTCTGGTTCCAGCACTCCACGCATCGAAGATCGATTTGATTGGTGCGCTCAAGCTGGGAGGCACGCAGGTCCTGATGGGGGGACGCGTCATCCGTACACGTGGAGTGCTCGTCGTATCTGAGATTGCGCTGGCCGTCGTCTTGCTGACCGGAGCGGGCCTCCTGATGAAGAGCCTTGTGGCTTTGCGCAATGTCGAGTTGGGCTTTCAACCTGAGAACGTGCTCGTGATGAAGGCAACCGGGGTCGCCGCGCGGCAGGAAAACAACGCGTTCTTCAGGGAGACCCTCTCCCGAATCGCGGCGCTCCCCAGGGTCATCGCCGTCGGCGCCACGTCGACACCGCCGGGGGACTTGTCCATTGCCGGGTCGGGGCCCTATTGGAGGCCGGGGCGGCGTGACCGCGCGAGCGAGACGCAGGCGCTGATGACTATCGTGGCCCCGGGTACGTTTCGAGCGTTGGGAATTCCCCGAAAGAACGGGCGCGACTTCGACCAGAGCGATACCGCTGACGCGTCTCCGGTCGCCATCGTCAATGAGGCGCTCGCTCGGGACTCCTTCGGCGGCGAGAACCCGATCGGAAGGACGATCTTCTGTGCGTTCGATACAGACGCCGGGATGACGATCGTCGGTGTGGTCGGTGACGTGCGCCAGGACAATCCGTCCATCGAACCGGGGCCGGAGTGCTACATGCCGTATCAGCAGCACCAGTACAACAACAGCACACTCAACGTTGTCGCGCGAACGCTCGGCGATCCAACGGCGCTCGCGGGAACATTGCGGCGCGTTGCGGCGAAAAGCTCGCCCGATGTACCGGTCTCGTTCACGACCATGGAGGCGACGGTTTCCAAAGGGGTGGCAGACCCCACATTCCGTGCCTTGTTGTTCGGGCTGTTTGCCGGACTGGCCGTATGTCTTGCCATGGTGGGCGTCTATGGTGTGATGGCGCACGCCGTCGAACAGCGATCGAACGAGATCGGTCTGCGGATGGCGCTCGGCGCCAGCAGGGGTTCCGTGCTGCGGCTCATTCTCGGACGGGGGCTAGTCCTGGCCGCTGCTGGATTGGCACTCGGCATGGCGGCCGCAGTTGCAGCCACGCGGCTGCTGACAACCGTGCTCTTCGAGGTGCGGCCACTCGATATTCAGGTGTATCTGGGAGTGGCCGCCCTGCTGGCTGTGGTGGCACTGGTCGCCAGCTACGCTCCGGCGCGGCGTGCGGCAGTCGTGGATCCGGTGGAAGTTCTCAAGGCGGAGTGA
- a CDS encoding FtsX-like permease family protein: protein MRLTLPVQTYETPEQWAAFYQRLDERLNAIQGIASVTMTDNRPGGGGVARQLVIDGRSPAAGDKLPRVPVVTVGLRYFDTLGLRLVRGRSFLANDGTTGQEAAIVNEPFVSTYLPHKTALGQRIRLASEDEPMTSAPWLTIVGVSPTVSQNTDGPPQPVVYVPLRSEPTRSVTLVVRTETALETVVPRLRQEVRALDPDLPLFQVQMLDEWLAFTRWPQRVFGIMFTIFAGVALLLSAVGLYALTAYSVTQRTHEIGVRMALGAPPRQVRWLVVRQAVVQLAIGLALGLPAAAIVGPLLPFASHEPVTAASVVPALVLVLVLVSLAASLWPARRATRLDPVEALRHE, encoded by the coding sequence ATGAGGTTGACCTTGCCTGTTCAGACGTACGAGACGCCTGAACAGTGGGCCGCGTTCTATCAGCGCCTCGACGAGCGGCTCAACGCGATCCAGGGGATCGCGTCCGTGACGATGACGGACAACCGTCCTGGTGGAGGCGGGGTCGCCCGCCAGCTCGTGATCGACGGACGTTCGCCTGCGGCCGGCGACAAGCTGCCGCGTGTGCCGGTTGTCACGGTTGGCTTGCGCTACTTCGACACGCTTGGCCTGCGACTCGTTCGCGGCCGATCGTTCCTGGCCAACGATGGCACAACCGGGCAGGAGGCGGCCATCGTCAACGAGCCTTTCGTGAGCACGTACTTGCCACACAAGACTGCGCTCGGGCAGCGCATTCGCCTTGCGAGCGAAGACGAGCCAATGACCTCCGCGCCCTGGCTCACAATCGTCGGCGTCTCGCCGACCGTCTCTCAGAACACAGACGGGCCGCCGCAGCCAGTGGTGTACGTCCCGCTTCGCAGTGAGCCAACACGCTCCGTGACGCTGGTCGTTCGCACCGAGACGGCGCTCGAGACGGTCGTGCCACGACTTCGACAGGAGGTCCGAGCGCTCGATCCTGATCTTCCACTGTTCCAGGTCCAAATGCTGGATGAGTGGTTGGCATTCACGCGCTGGCCGCAGCGGGTGTTCGGCATTATGTTCACGATCTTCGCCGGCGTAGCGTTGCTCTTGTCGGCGGTTGGCTTGTACGCCCTCACCGCGTATTCCGTGACGCAGCGGACGCACGAAATCGGTGTCAGAATGGCATTAGGCGCGCCTCCTCGGCAGGTTCGGTGGCTCGTCGTGCGGCAAGCCGTCGTGCAGCTGGCTATCGGTCTCGCCTTGGGCCTTCCAGCTGCGGCCATCGTGGGACCGTTGTTGCCCTTTGCCTCGCACGAGCCTGTGACAGCCGCCTCAGTCGTCCCTGCTCTCGTGCTGGTGCTCGTGCTGGTCTCACTCGCCGCGTCCCTGTGGCCCGCACGACGCGCGACCCGGCTGGACCCTGTCGAAGCATTGCGACACGAGTGA